In Eubalaena glacialis isolate mEubGla1 chromosome 4, mEubGla1.1.hap2.+ XY, whole genome shotgun sequence, one DNA window encodes the following:
- the MKNK2 gene encoding MAP kinase-interacting serine/threonine-protein kinase 2 isoform X2 — MVQKKTAELQGFHRSFKGQNPFELAFSLDQAHHREPDFGLECPARPDMPASQPIDIPDAKKRGKKKKRCRATDSFSGRFEDVYQLQEDVLGEGAHARVQTCVNLITNQEYAVKIIEKQPGHIRSRVFREVEMLYQCQGHRNVLELIEFFEEDDRFYLVFEKMRGGSILSHIHKRRHFNELEASVVVQDVASALDFLHNKGIAHRDLKPENILCEHPNQVSPVKICDFDLGSGIKLNGDCSPISTPELLTPCGSAEYMAPEVVEAFSEEASIYDKRCDLWSLGVILYILLSGYPPFVGHCGSDCGWDRGEACPACQNMLFESIQEGKYEFPEKDWAHISFAAKDLISKLLVRDAKQRLSAAQVLQHPWVQGCAPENTLPTPMVLQSCAKDLTSFAAEAIAMNRQLAQREEDAAEEAGQDQPVVIRATSRCLQLSPPSQSKLAQRRQRASLSAAPVVLVGDHA; from the exons ATGGTGCAGAAGAAAACAGCCGAACTTCAGGGCTTCCACCGTTCCTTCAAG gGGCAGAATCCTTTCGAGCTGGCCTTCTCCCTAGACCAGGCCCACCACAGGGAGCCTGACTTCGGCCTGGAGTGCCCGGCCCGCCCTG ATATGCCCGCAAGCCAGCCCATCGACATCCCCGACGCCAAGAAAAGgggcaagaagaagaagaggtgCCGGGCCACCGACAGCTTTTCGGGCAGGTTCGAAG ACGTCTACCAGCTGCAGGAGGACGTGCTTGGGGAGGGTGCCCACGCCCGCGTGCAGACCTGCGTCAACCTCATCACCAACCAGGAGTATGCCGTCAAG ATCATTGAGAAGCAGCCGGGCCACATTCGGAGTAGGGTTTTCCGGGAGGTGGAGATGTTGTATCAGTGCCAGGGACACAG GAACGTTCTAGAGCTGATTGAGTTCTTTGAGGAAGACGACCGTTTCTACCTGGTGTTTGAGAAGATGCGGGGCG GCTCCATCCTGAGCCACATACACAAGCGGCGGCACTTTAACGAACTGGAGGCCAGCGTGGTGGTGCAGGATGTGGCCAGCGCCCTGGACTTTCTGCACAACAAAG GCATCGCCCACAGGGACCTAAAGCCGGAAAACATCCTCTGTGAGCACCCCAACCAG GTGTCCCCCGTGAAGATCTGTGACTTTGACCTGGGCAGTGGCATCAAACTCAACGGGGACTGCTCCCCCATCTCCACCCCGGAGCTGCTCACCCCG TGCGGCTCCGCCGAGTACATGGCCCCGGAGGTGGTGGAGGCCTTCAGCGAGGAGGCAAGCATCTATGACAAGCGCTGCGACCTCTGGAGCCTGGGCGTCATCCTCTACATCCTGCTCAGCGGCTACCCGCCCTTCGTGGGCCACTGCGGCAGCGACTGCGGCTGGGACCGCGGCGAGGCCTGCCCGGCCTGCCAG AACATGCTGTTTGAGAGCATCCAGGAGGGCAAGTACGAGTTTCCGGAAAAGGATTGGGCCCACATCTCCTTTGCTGCCAAAGACCTCATCTCCAAGCTCCTCGTCCGTGACGCCAAGCAGAGGCTGAGTGCTGCCCAAGTGCTGCAGCACCCCTGGGTGCAGGGG TGCGCCCCGGAGAACACCCTGCCCACGCCCATGGTCCTGCAGAG CTGCGCCAAAGACCTCACGTCGTTCGCGGCCGAGGCCATTGCCATGAACCGGCAGCTGGCCCAGCGCGAGGAGGACGCGGCCGAGGAGGCGGGGCAGGACCAGCCCGTGGTCATCCGAGCTACCTCACGCTGCTTGCAGCTGTCCCCGCCCTCGCAGTCCAAGCTGGCCCAGCGGCGGCAGCGAGCCAGCCTGTCCGCGGCCCCCGTGGTCCTGGTGGGAGACCACGCGtga
- the MKNK2 gene encoding MAP kinase-interacting serine/threonine-protein kinase 2 isoform X1 codes for MVQKKTAELQGFHRSFKGQNPFELAFSLDQAHHREPDFGLECPARPDMPASQPIDIPDAKKRGKKKKRCRATDSFSGRFEDVYQLQEDVLGEGAHARVQTCVNLITNQEYAVKIIEKQPGHIRSRVFREVEMLYQCQGHRNVLELIEFFEEDDRFYLVFEKMRGGSILSHIHKRRHFNELEASVVVQDVASALDFLHNKGIAHRDLKPENILCEHPNQVSPVKICDFDLGSGIKLNGDCSPISTPELLTPCGSAEYMAPEVVEAFSEEASIYDKRCDLWSLGVILYILLSGYPPFVGHCGSDCGWDRGEACPACQNMLFESIQEGKYEFPEKDWAHISFAAKDLISKLLVRDAKQRLSAAQVLQHPWVQGCAPENTLPTPMVLQRNSCAKDLTSFAAEAIAMNRQLAQREEDAAEEAGQDQPVVIRATSRCLQLSPPSQSKLAQRRQRASLSAAPVVLVGDHA; via the exons ATGGTGCAGAAGAAAACAGCCGAACTTCAGGGCTTCCACCGTTCCTTCAAG gGGCAGAATCCTTTCGAGCTGGCCTTCTCCCTAGACCAGGCCCACCACAGGGAGCCTGACTTCGGCCTGGAGTGCCCGGCCCGCCCTG ATATGCCCGCAAGCCAGCCCATCGACATCCCCGACGCCAAGAAAAGgggcaagaagaagaagaggtgCCGGGCCACCGACAGCTTTTCGGGCAGGTTCGAAG ACGTCTACCAGCTGCAGGAGGACGTGCTTGGGGAGGGTGCCCACGCCCGCGTGCAGACCTGCGTCAACCTCATCACCAACCAGGAGTATGCCGTCAAG ATCATTGAGAAGCAGCCGGGCCACATTCGGAGTAGGGTTTTCCGGGAGGTGGAGATGTTGTATCAGTGCCAGGGACACAG GAACGTTCTAGAGCTGATTGAGTTCTTTGAGGAAGACGACCGTTTCTACCTGGTGTTTGAGAAGATGCGGGGCG GCTCCATCCTGAGCCACATACACAAGCGGCGGCACTTTAACGAACTGGAGGCCAGCGTGGTGGTGCAGGATGTGGCCAGCGCCCTGGACTTTCTGCACAACAAAG GCATCGCCCACAGGGACCTAAAGCCGGAAAACATCCTCTGTGAGCACCCCAACCAG GTGTCCCCCGTGAAGATCTGTGACTTTGACCTGGGCAGTGGCATCAAACTCAACGGGGACTGCTCCCCCATCTCCACCCCGGAGCTGCTCACCCCG TGCGGCTCCGCCGAGTACATGGCCCCGGAGGTGGTGGAGGCCTTCAGCGAGGAGGCAAGCATCTATGACAAGCGCTGCGACCTCTGGAGCCTGGGCGTCATCCTCTACATCCTGCTCAGCGGCTACCCGCCCTTCGTGGGCCACTGCGGCAGCGACTGCGGCTGGGACCGCGGCGAGGCCTGCCCGGCCTGCCAG AACATGCTGTTTGAGAGCATCCAGGAGGGCAAGTACGAGTTTCCGGAAAAGGATTGGGCCCACATCTCCTTTGCTGCCAAAGACCTCATCTCCAAGCTCCTCGTCCGTGACGCCAAGCAGAGGCTGAGTGCTGCCCAAGTGCTGCAGCACCCCTGGGTGCAGGGG TGCGCCCCGGAGAACACCCTGCCCACGCCCATGGTCCTGCAGAG GAACAGCTGCGCCAAAGACCTCACGTCGTTCGCGGCCGAGGCCATTGCCATGAACCGGCAGCTGGCCCAGCGCGAGGAGGACGCGGCCGAGGAGGCGGGGCAGGACCAGCCCGTGGTCATCCGAGCTACCTCACGCTGCTTGCAGCTGTCCCCGCCCTCGCAGTCCAAGCTGGCCCAGCGGCGGCAGCGAGCCAGCCTGTCCGCGGCCCCCGTGGTCCTGGTGGGAGACCACGCGtga
- the MOB3A gene encoding MOB kinase activator 3A isoform X2, translating to MSNPFLKQVFNKDKTFRPKRKFEPGTQRFELHKKAQASLNAGLDLKLAVQLPAGEELNDWVAVHVVDFFNRVNLIYGTISDGCTERSCPVMSGGPKYEYRWQDEHRFRRPTALSAPRYMDLLMDWIEVQINNEDVFPTNVGTPFPKNFLQVVKKILSRLFRVFVHVYIHHFDRIAQLGSEAHVNTCYKHFYYFVTEFGLIDTKELEPLKEMTARMCH from the exons ATGTCCAACCCCTTCCTGAAGCAGGTCTTCAACAAGGACAAGACCTTCCGGCCCAAGCGCAAGTTCGAGCCGGGCACCCAGCGCTTCGAGCTGCACAAGAAGGCACAGGCGTCGCTGAATGCGGGGCTAGACCTGAAGCTGGCCGTGCAGCTGCCCGCCGGCGAGGAGCTCAACGACTGGGTGGCCGTGCACGTGGTGGACTTCTTCAACCGCGTCAACCTCATCTACGGCACCATCAGCGACGGCTGCACCGAGCGCTCCTGCCCCGTCATGTCAGGCGGCCCCAAGTACGAGTACCGCTGGCAGGACGAGCACAGGTTCCGGCGGCCCACGGCGCTGTCGGCCCCCCGGTACATGGACCTGCTCATGGACTGGATCGAGGTGCAGATCAACAACGAGGACGTCTTCCCCACCAACGTCG GCACGCCGTTCCCCAAGAACTTCCTGCAGGTGGTGAAGAAGATCCTGTCGCGGCTCTTCCGCGTGTTCGTGCACGTCTACATCCACCACTTCGACCGCATCGCGCAGCTGGGCTCCGAGGCGCACGTCAACACCTGCTATAAGCACTTCTACTACTTCGTCACGGAGTTTGGCCTCATCGACACCAAGGAGCTGGAGCCGCTG AAAGAAATGACCGCACGGATGTGCCACTGA
- the MOB3A gene encoding MOB kinase activator 3A isoform X1, with protein sequence MSNPFLKQVFNKDKTFRPKRKFEPGTQRFELHKKAQASLNAGLDLKLAVQLPAGEELNDWVAVHVVDFFNRVNLIYGTISDGCTERSCPVMSGGPKYEYRWQDEHRFRRPTALSAPRYMDLLMDWIEVQINNEDVFPTNVGTPFPKNFLQVVKKILSRLFRVFVHVYIHHFDRIAQLGSEAHVNTCYKHFYYFVTEFGLIDTKELEPLALPMSKHVSSVKVTVRIFVHPLAGSAEQ encoded by the exons ATGTCCAACCCCTTCCTGAAGCAGGTCTTCAACAAGGACAAGACCTTCCGGCCCAAGCGCAAGTTCGAGCCGGGCACCCAGCGCTTCGAGCTGCACAAGAAGGCACAGGCGTCGCTGAATGCGGGGCTAGACCTGAAGCTGGCCGTGCAGCTGCCCGCCGGCGAGGAGCTCAACGACTGGGTGGCCGTGCACGTGGTGGACTTCTTCAACCGCGTCAACCTCATCTACGGCACCATCAGCGACGGCTGCACCGAGCGCTCCTGCCCCGTCATGTCAGGCGGCCCCAAGTACGAGTACCGCTGGCAGGACGAGCACAGGTTCCGGCGGCCCACGGCGCTGTCGGCCCCCCGGTACATGGACCTGCTCATGGACTGGATCGAGGTGCAGATCAACAACGAGGACGTCTTCCCCACCAACGTCG GCACGCCGTTCCCCAAGAACTTCCTGCAGGTGGTGAAGAAGATCCTGTCGCGGCTCTTCCGCGTGTTCGTGCACGTCTACATCCACCACTTCGACCGCATCGCGCAGCTGGGCTCCGAGGCGCACGTCAACACCTGCTATAAGCACTTCTACTACTTCGTCACGGAGTTTGGCCTCATCGACACCAAGGAGCTGGAGCCGCTG GCTCTGCCGATGAGTAAACATGTTTCCAGCGTTAAAGTTACAGTGCGCATTTTTGTACATCCCCTCGCAGGCTCTGCCGAGCAGTAA